In one Lolium rigidum isolate FL_2022 chromosome 3, APGP_CSIRO_Lrig_0.1, whole genome shotgun sequence genomic region, the following are encoded:
- the LOC124703392 gene encoding uncharacterized protein LOC124703392 has protein sequence MMLQEFVHNVIAVIKESVKTFTYETLNNIARLINGISALLLTLIPGKANILEGVSGWELRPAFRGPRLPRWMESGVSSFNEFVHELSADSDSESVADSIPGDDDNEEFVCPPSPLSQSSRLSRTSSFSRHDRRLRRSIKYGVSWIIWPVRFFLSLLFIVFNAVKYRISRTSAKAPESPHLSRSISAKKPIHMKDQVLQRTTDRRRGVFEDVHLAIEIFIESIFDVVHKGAHYVLSPSEVWQKLFCWIRGNRIGHSSSVVDVPTANIGSDNPVPTERKTVYRHALNTDSRTCEDVITELGYPFEAIKVVTSDGYVLLLERIPRRDSRKVVLLQHGVLDSSMGWVSNGVVGSPAFAAYDQGYDVFLGNLRGLVSREHIDKNLSSSKYWKYSINEHGTKDMPAIIEEIHKIKTSELGKSGNLGGEETEDQNYNIKNSEIQASQDDVTEDQPYKLCVVCHSLGGAVMLMYVVTSRLAQKPHRLSRLVLLSPAGFHEDSNVVFSMVEKIILFVGPVLAPLVPGLYIPTRFFRMLLNKLARDFHNYPALGGLVQTLMGYVVGGDSSNWVGVLGLPHYNMDDMPGVSFHVVLHLAQIKRTKRFQMYDYGSAAANMEVYGTPKPLDLGAHYGLIDIPMDLVAGQRDRVISPTMVKKHYKLMRRAGVEVSYNEFEYAHLDFTFSHREELLSYVMSRLLLAADAGKGRIKQTTVRLRKPRRVESEIENDSAMEYGSIDEGIPGGTNGHRE, from the exons ATGATGCTGCAGGAGTTCGTGCACAACGTCATCGCCGTCATCAAGGA GTCTGTGAAGACATTCACATATGAGACGTTGAATAACATTGCGAGGTTGATAAATGGAATATCAGCACTCTTATTGACGCTGATACCAGGAAAGGCCAACATTTTAGAAGGCGTCAGTGGCTGGGAACTTAGGCCAGCATTTCGCGGGCCACGTCTTCCCCGTTGGATGGAAAG TGGGGTCTCTTCATTTAATGAGTTCGTCCACGAACTTTCTGCCGATTCTGATTCTGAATCAGTTGCTGACTCTATCCCTGGGGATGATGACAATGAAGAATTTGTCTGCCCACCTTCTCCATTGTCCCAAAGTTCACGATTATCACGCACAAGCAGCTTTAGTAGACATGACCGTCGATTAAGAAGGTCTATCAAATATGGAGTTTCCTGGATTATTTGGCCTGTAAGATTCTTCCTTTCATTACTGTTCATCGTGTTCAATGCTGTCAAATATCGGATATCAAGGACATCTGCTAAAGCCCCTGAGAGCCCCCATCTATCAAGGAGCATATCTGCcaaaaaaccaattcacatgaaggATCAAGTCCTACAACGGACAACTGATAGGAGGCGTGGAGTTTTTGAG GATGTCCATCTGGCAATTGAGATTTTCATTGAATCAATTTTTGATGTTGTTCATAAAGGAGCACATTATGTTCTTTCTCCTTCTGAGGTGTGGCAGAAGTTATTTTGCTGGATTCGTGGAAACAGGATTGGTCACAGTAGTTCAGTTGTTGATGTACCAACAGCTAACATTGGCAGTGATAATCCTGTTCCAACTGAAAGGAAGACCGTATACCGTCATGCATTGAACACAGATTctcggacatgtgaagatgttatAACTGAACTGGG GTATCCTTTTGAGGCTATAAAGGTAGTAACTTCAGATGGATATGTCCTGCTGCTGGAGAGAATCCCCAG GCGTGATTCACGGAAGGTTGTGTTGTTACAACATGGAGTACTGGACTCGTCTATGGG TTGGGTGTCGAATGGTGTTGTTGGGTCACCTGCATTTGCAGCTTATGATCAAG GTTATGATGTTTTCCTGGGGAATCTCCGTGGTTTGGTTTCAAGAGAGCATATAGATAAAAATCTTTCTTCCTCCAA ATACTGGAAATATTCTATTAATGAGCATGGAACCAAAGATATGCCAGCAATAATCGAGGAAATTCACAAGATTAAAACTTCAGAACTTGGCAAAAGTGGGAATCTAGGTGGAGAGGAAACTGAAGATCAGAACTATAACATAAAAAATTCAGAGATACAGGCTTCACAGGATGATGTGACAGAAGATCAGCCTTATAAGCTTTGTGTTGTCTGCCACAGCCTGGGTGGTGCAGTTATGTTGATGTATGTGGTGACATCAAGGCTTGCACAGAAGCCCCACAGGTTGTCGAGACTGGTCTTGCTTTCTCCTGCTGGTTTTCATGAGGATTCGAATGTGGTGTTCAGTATGGTGGAGAAGATCATCCTGTTTGTTGGCCCAGTACTTGCTCCACTTGTACCTGGGCTGTACATACCAACTCGATTCTTCAGGATGCTTCTGAACAAATTAGCTAGAGATTTCCACAACTATCCAGCTTTGGGCGGTCTCGTCCAAACCCTTATGGGGTATGTTGTTGGCGGCGACAGTTCAAACTGGGTGGGGGTACTTGGGTTGCCTCACTACAATATGGATGACATGCCTGGTGTATCGTTTCATGTAGTACTTCACCTTGCACAGATAAAGAGGACGAAAAGATTCCAAATGTATGACTATGGAAGTGCTGCGGCAAACATGGAAGTGTATGGAACACCAAAACCGTTAGACCTGGGAGCTCACTACGGTCTCATTGACATCCCCATGGACTTGGTCGCTGGGCAAAGGGATAGAGTTATCTCACCAACAATGGTGAAGAAGCACTACAAGTTGATGCGGAGGGCTGGTGTAGAGGTCTCCTACAATGAATTCGAGTATGCTCATTTGGACTTCACATTCTCACACAGGGAGGAGCTGTTGTCCTATGTTATGTCCCGCCTACTCTTGGCAGCTGATGCCGGTAAAGGCCGCATCAAGCAGACCACTGTGCGACTTCGGAAGCCGAGGAGAGTTGAGTCAGAAATCGAGAACGACTCTGCCATGGAGTATGGAAGCATAGATGAAGGGATACCTGGTGGAACAAATGGGCATCGCGAGTGA